aaataaaaagagtaagTTGCTTAAGTAGTATTGAATCCATTCTCTATCATCCATGATTGAGAAGGAATCTACTTGCTAGTTTACTACAATCCAAacatatgatatataataataacaaattacaGAGAAATGAAGATGACCTGAGTCCTAACCATGGTTGACAATCTACTTGAAGAAGTACCCAAGAGACCCCAAAAAATCTCCCAAGGGTAACCAACTTCACATGCATTGGAACTCCATCACCATTTAATAGAGTGGATTTCCTTATGATAGAAAACATTTACCAAACAAAATCAATAGTATCCCTCCTATGTTTAAAGTAAAAGTGGGGCTAAAATTACCCAATTCTAGCCCCCCACCCCACACTTTTTTacaacattaaaagaaaaacatcaaGAGTTAGTTCACATAATCACTCTTATCCTCAAGAGAGATTGTTGGATTGTTAGAtacaaagaaaatttttaaaaagattttcaaaaggTAAATTGATCCTAGCTAGTCTAAGTTGTAAAATCCTAAGACTAGTTAATAGTTAGAATTAACAAAAACTTGGGACATCATCCTCATGCCCATGATTTCACAAAACTTTTATAACATCTACAAGTTATATATGTAAAGCTTAAGTTGGAGGGACTAACCATTTCAAAATCCACATTAAAGTGAAGTTGAAAGGACTACCAAGTTTTGAAATTTACATAAACTCTTTTGCTTTTCAAAACTAAAGCTAACTTGGGACATTTTTGTTTAGCCCTTGAGGGGCAAAATCTTCTTTAGCCAATCCAATTAGGCTAAGGTtttagagattaaaaaaaatatgatgatcaACTAAGCTGTTTTGATAGCTTGAGATGATGATGCGTATGCAATGCTTTGTTTCTCTTGAAGGAGCCTTTCCTTACAAGAGAAGAAATGGAAATGTGGAGATTGGTTAAATTTTACTCCACACCCTATGTGGAGAAGCCCTTGTTCCATACGCGGGCTTCCTTCCATTAATTGAGAAAGAGAAAGATGCAAGAGAACCATGGTTAGGCCAAAGATCCTTCACGGAGGGAGGCATTTTTTTATAGATCAATGTTGTATCGATCTCTCTTGACAGTCATACCATCTCTCTTAATGATGAGGAATTGGTGCACGTAGAGACATTGTCACGCCTGTGGCACAGCAAAACAAACTGTCAAAGATATTAGTACCTACTCTCCTTAATTCCCACGATCagttataatattaattgataCACAAACCTGAATGCAAGGCAGGTGATGGAGCTAGGGAAATCGGGGTACCATAGTGCTGTGTTGGATAACCAGGGCCAGCaccagcagcagcagcagcagctgAATAGGGGAAGAGATGGTGTGGGTATTGAACACCATAGCCCTGGCTGGGTGTGTAGCAGCCATTGCCATTTCCTTCACCAAAATTCATGTATGGGTAAAATGCAGCAGCTGCACTTGATAACACACCACTAGCAGTAGCTGCACTCCCATAAACTCCATATTGACTATTTCCTCCTCCATACACACTATAGTAACCCTGCACATATTCAAACAATATGCATTTAGTTTTTGCTTTCAACTCTGCAAAATATTTCACCTTAATTAATCCcttttttttcatatcatttaaGCTTGCATTCTAACACTAAAAAATGCCCTTGACGTATAAAAATGGCTCAAAAAGGTCCTCCTTCCACTTATTGGATAAGAAATACACTAGAACTTTTTTACAATAagtttatatttggtaaaacAAAAAACtcattgtttaaaattttataaggaGGAATATCGTAAGAGACCGTGATACTTGGTTCAGATTGTCAACTAGACTTTTCTAATCACGATTTTCCCCCTTATATACTTAAACCCAGTGAAACTCAATTTTTAAACTCTTCTATCATTGGATCAATGTGTGTAATACAACCATCTCCCAAGCTATTAtgccttttatatatataaagaaaatgaaaaattcgTTATAAGAGTGAAGAGACTGTACCATATGAAAAGTTAGAGGAAAGAATAGTTAGTTGCTGCTATTGTTGGATTGAtgattctttataaaattatgcaatatatataaatttgtaagcataaatatttataaaattattgatattctAATACCTTGTTTATGGACTATGGTTTGCTCATTATGTTAGATCGTATAAGaattaagaaattttaataattttcacaatacaatttaaaaaattcaaattatgtgttcaaacaaaatttcaaacttggtaattttattttatatcacatATCCAAATGagtcttaaaattaaaatagaactTTTGTCGCATATCAAACAATGGTGGAGAAGTTTGAGAAGAaggtatattttatatatatattttttttcaattatattaaagatgtggaaaattaaatatacactTAACATAATTTTCATTTAACTTCTATTTACCACacaatttttcatcaaagaatATAACCCAACCATCCCTCACCTAATATTGCTCcgaccataattttttttttaaaaaaaaacttgtgatattattttattaaaaagaaacaattgTGTTAACAGTGTTGGATGGCTATGTCGTTCcattaaaaatgaattgaacAGTGAGTAATTAatgttaagaataaaatataattattttcttttatctttttttttatatgttagaaataacgaataaaagaaaaaatatttttaaaattttctttgtcaaaataaataaataaataaaaagcaaaaaatatttgtttaattaagaAAAGTTTTATTAACATGCTATAGAcaataaagtataaaattagATATTGATTGCATTCTCCTTTAATGAGTAAAAGGTCAACAATCAGCTTTTGACTAAAACAACATGCCTTCCTGCTTAGAAATTCGTGCTCCTTcactttcattatttttttggtttttattattttatgtgggCAATGCTAATTGtcatttccatttttctttttctaaaaaaagaaatcCTTTCTATACCAACTCATgcaaacacattttattttctaatcgattgaaaaaataacaaatttttatatctattattcatttaattttaaaatattaatttcatcttttatactCATAACTATGAAAAACTTATTTAATGccacactttttttaaaaaaaaaaaattctctttccTTAATTTTTGTGTGAAATCAAATTAGTATCACAAAGagtgataattaatttttttatcgcGCCCCTTAAAAAacaatcaataataaataattagaagaatattattattttatttattattttattaaatttcatattttgaaaaatatataagatgataaataacatttaatagaaagaataaaattagaaacaaaagatttcttgattttctagaccaaaaaatttatttaagttgATGAACATTAAGTTAAACTGAATGTTGTTGTTTTGAACTTTGCTACTACCATAACCCCACCAtcacaatttttatttgaaaagttATATGGTATCCAAAGTTGCCTTGAATCATGGACTAAAgtaaaaaggtcaaaaagagAGCAACAATATTCAATTAGTAGTgaaatactaataaattaatttatttttttaaaaaaaacattcaaattaaattatcataattcaCCTTATACATAtatgattgattttttaatttccttttttattctACATGATATTTTctatcttttaatattttaatcaaaGTTATATGCAATTTCAATAGTATATTCTTTATCTATATtatcctttttattaaattatatgatttttcctttttaccaAATTGTGTGagtttttattttacaaaatgcatattaaattaattgaaatgtaATACTTgtggaatttttattaaatattcaaattcaaatatgaaaaatcatcCACGTAAAGGTAAAAAATTacactacctaagataagattaagcttaatttcataattttaagacaattttataaattaagtatatttagaattttggCAGGATAAACTCATTAATTAGttgtatatataaaagtatCATTGATTtgtagaaagagaaagaaattcaaactttacattttcatttttcataaagggcataattgtaaaaaaaataattaggaagTATCATCATAACCCACCCACCCCCACATTGACCACGTGAATTGTCTAAAATGTCCCCATTTTGTCCGCAATCATTCTGccccaaaaaatatttctctttttttttactctaCTGTCCCCATGCAAAATTGAAATCTTGAGATtatactttttaagaaaaaatattcaaatttctttaatatctatttttaagtatttagagttattaattattacaattataGCTTTTCACATTATAAtactttatttcaaaaaaattataacttcttATCTAAATTCgctattcaaaattaaaaatctaaatctcaaaatttcaaatgtAATACATCTTTtttagtatataaaaatacttttttagaCATAAGcttttcatttcaaatatttaataacaagctttcataatcataataatgcgAGTCATGTGTTTATagcattaaattttaaatatattttttcttcttcttccattttGTGTCTAATTTAATGTAGTTGAagagtaaaataaaagaaatgatagggactaaaaagtaaagaagataAAAGGGTACAAACCGTAGTAGGGTATGTGTAATCTGGCGAGTAGGGAGAGTACCTGACAGTTTGtcacaacaaaaacaaacataaaagcaTTATAATCTGTAACTTGACATGGAAGTTTTTCTAAAGCgttataactaaaaaataaatccaaCTCTAAACatcttcaaaatttatatatcgtGTTATTATTAGGTATCAAAAAGACACAGAATTGAAGTATTTTCtctgtctcattttatgtgactctattttctttttggcCAGTTCCAAAAAGAATGTTATATTTCCTTATATGATAAGTATTTAAAggtataatttatcttttactCTTATTAGTccaagttaattttttaatacattcataatgagagagaaaaatgagttatttttttgaagaataatttgataaacatttcaaaatattcattattttttaaaattcatgtcGAATCAAATGttatcatataaaatgagatGGAGAATGAGTTCAACTGCTAATTGAATCCAAACTAAagtcaaagtgtgagttttctGTAGAAGAAAGCATGCATAATGATGAGTTGTGgacatcattaaaaaaaaaatggcgTGGGTATAGTGTAATGAGTTGGCAGATGCACGTGAGTGTACGTACGtatagtaaaaaattaaaaataaaatagactaTGTAAAAGTGTAATACCCATAAAGATTGTAAGGTATTCCTTGTTGGATAGCATAATGAGGAAAAGTTGTTGCTGAAGGAAAAGCTGTTGCTGTTTGAAACCCTCCATGAAAACCACTCATCA
The DNA window shown above is from Solanum lycopersicum chromosome 11, SLM_r2.1 and carries:
- the LOC101249883 gene encoding uncharacterized protein isoform X1, whose protein sequence is MTPSAQFGDTTYTKVFVGGLAWETQKETMKKYFEQFGDILEAVVITDKATGRSKGYGFVTFREAEAAMRACVDAAPVIDGRRANCNLASMGVQRSKPTTPKHGGGRNLRVMSGFHGGFQTATAFPSATTFPHYAIQQGIPYNLYGYSPYSPDYTYPTTGYYSVYGGGNSQYGVYGSAATASGVLSSAAAAFYPYMNFGEGNGNGCYTPSQGYGVQYPHHLFPYSAAAAAAGAGPGYPTQHYGTPISLAPSPALHSGVTMSLRAPIPHH
- the LOC101249883 gene encoding uncharacterized protein isoform X2 gives rise to the protein MTPSAQFGDTTYTKVFVGGLAWETQKETMKKYFEQFGDILEAVVITDKATGRSKGYGFVTFREAEAAMRACVDAAPVIDGRRANCNLASMGVQRSKPTTPKHGGGRNLRVMSGFHGGFQTATAFPSATTFPHYAIQQGIPYNLYGYSPYSPDYTYPTTGYYSVYGGGNSQYGVYGSAATASGVLSSAAAAFYPYMNFGEGNGNGCYTPSQGYGVQYPHHLFPYSAAAAAAGAGPGYPTQHYGTPISLAPSPALHSVCFAVPQA